A window of Clavibacter michiganensis contains these coding sequences:
- a CDS encoding cytochrome c — MSTKTARARRTGRRSPLTTIALLAIGLLTTGGAYAMIQSGTASAEVDLKSAQTIDEGQKLFGSNCATCHGMDATGTGVAPSLIGVGAASVDFQVGTGRMPLQGTTVQAPEKPTQFTDTQVKELAAYVASLAPGPAIPDGQYLDGKGDPANGAELFRINCAMCHNVAAAGGALTEGKFAPSLEGVAPVHIYEAMVTGPQNMPVFNDTNISPEDKRDIITSLQYIEENSTVGGANLGGLGPVSEGLFMWIFGLGGIVALTVWLTARSN; from the coding sequence ATGAGCACCAAGACAGCACGCGCCCGTCGAACCGGTCGCCGCAGCCCCCTGACCACGATCGCCCTGCTCGCCATCGGCCTGCTCACCACAGGCGGCGCCTACGCGATGATCCAGTCGGGCACCGCGTCGGCAGAGGTCGACCTCAAGTCCGCGCAGACCATCGACGAGGGCCAGAAGCTCTTCGGCTCCAACTGCGCCACCTGCCACGGCATGGATGCCACGGGGACGGGCGTCGCCCCGAGCCTCATCGGCGTCGGCGCGGCCTCCGTCGACTTCCAGGTCGGCACCGGCCGCATGCCGCTCCAGGGCACCACGGTCCAGGCACCGGAGAAGCCCACGCAGTTCACCGACACGCAGGTGAAGGAGCTCGCGGCATACGTCGCCTCGCTCGCTCCCGGCCCGGCCATCCCCGACGGCCAGTACCTCGACGGGAAGGGCGACCCCGCCAACGGCGCCGAGCTCTTCCGCATCAACTGCGCCATGTGCCACAACGTGGCCGCGGCGGGAGGCGCGCTCACCGAGGGCAAGTTCGCCCCCAGCCTCGAGGGCGTGGCCCCGGTCCACATCTACGAGGCCATGGTCACCGGTCCGCAGAACATGCCGGTCTTCAACGACACCAACATCTCCCCCGAGGACAAGCGCGACATCATCACGTCGCTGCAGTACATCGAGGAGAACAGCACGGTCGGCGGCGCGAACCTGGGCGGGCTCGGCCCGGTGTCCGAGGGCCTCTTCATGTGGATCTTCGGTCTCGGCGGCATCGTCGCCCTGACCGTGTGGCTCACGGCCCGGTCCAACTGA